The Pseudomonas viciae genomic interval GGGAGTTGCGCAGGCTGATCTCCGCCACCAACCCCTGGCGGGCCACCTCGAACACGGCCAGTTGTTGAATACTGCTGGGATCGTGCAGCTCATCAGCGCGGGCGAAGTGGCTCATCAGCACGATCTTCGCCACTTTGCCGCTGGCCAGCAGACGGCGATAGGCCGCCTGGTAATCCGCAGGATGCAGCCCGACTCGATGCATCCCCGAATCGAGCTTGAGCCAGACGGTGATCGGCTTGCTCAGCGTTGCGTTTTCAATTGCTTCGAGCTGCCACAACGAATGCACCACGCACCAGAAATCGTGCTCGACGATCAACGGCAACTCATCGGCCTCGAAAAAGCCCTCCAGCAACAGGATTGGCCCACGAATCCCGCCGGCTCGCAGCTCCAGGGCCTCTTCAATGCACGCCACGGCAAACCCGTCCGCCGTGTCCTGCAAAGCCTCGGCGCACCGCACCGCGCCATGCCCATAGGCATCGGCCTTGACCACCGCGAGGGCCTTGGCCCCCGTGACTTCGCGGGCCAATTGGTAGTTGTGACGCAAGGCTTGAAGGTCGATCAGGGCACGGGCAGGACGCATGGCGGCGGGCTTCTAGGCGGTCATGAATAAAAAACCGGCGCGGGCTGAAGGCATGAACCACCAACAGCGCCGGAAGAGGGATTCGTTTTGACGGGGATTAAGGCAGCGCAGCCACAACCGACAGCTCCACCAGAATCTCCGGCTCGCACAGCTTGGCCTCCACGGTGGCACGGGCCGGGGCG includes:
- the alr gene encoding alanine racemase, producing MRPARALIDLQALRHNYQLAREVTGAKALAVVKADAYGHGAVRCAEALQDTADGFAVACIEEALELRAGGIRGPILLLEGFFEADELPLIVEHDFWCVVHSLWQLEAIENATLSKPITVWLKLDSGMHRVGLHPADYQAAYRRLLASGKVAKIVLMSHFARADELHDPSSIQQLAVFEVARQGLVAEISLRNSPAVLGWPQMPSDWVRPGIMLYGATPFEEPNAVASRLQPVMTLESKIICVRELPAGEPVGYGARFVTAQPTRVGVVAMGYADGYPRQAPSGTPVLVDGQRSQLVGRVSMDMLCVDLTDIPQAGLGSTVELWGKTILASDVAKAADTIPYQIFCNLRRVPRLYCGL